The window GTAAAGTGCTATTTTGTACCTGCTAAATTATCATGTATGAGAAAACACTGATTTTTATCTCAAATACTTTAGCTGTTCACATCAATTTATGCATCATGTAACATAATGTCTCAACAATTGATTCTATTTGTATTACAGATATGAGCAAACATGGAATTTTCCCAATTGCCTGGGAAGTGTAGACAGAAAGCATTGTCAAATCCAGGCACCACGTAACAGCGGCTTAATGTATTTTAACTACAAGAGGACTTTTAGGTAACAAAATGTTtgtaaagcatttctagcatgtttttttCTTATTTCGCCTCCCCCTCACCTTCTCTCCACACATTTCTTGTTTAgagtagcaatttttttattagtgaTGAGCCAACCTgtgaaatatgttacaaaatataaccATGTTGCCATTTGAAACCAAGTGTTGGTTCTTGGCAATCTGCTTGTAAACTAGCACATTACTTGTCACgtggcaaatatttttttaattattttagtgtTGTACTTATGGCAATGTGCGATGCCAAGTACAGATTTACGTATGTTGATGATGGCACTCCCGGACGATTTTCTGATGGGGGAACCTTTGGCCAGTCTTCATTAAACGCTGCAATGGAGTCTGGCCAGCTCAATATACCGTCCCCAACAAACTTGCcaggtaattaaaaattttgtcaAATCACAAATTTCTtgcctttaaatattttcacaaagtGCTGAAATATCACTTAATATTCATCGGCATCCTGAATTTTCCAGAGTCACATGTACAATAGGAGtcatttgatgattttgtatttatttcagGAACTTCTCAGCCATTACCATTTGTGATGGTAGGAGATGAGGCGTTCCCTCTTAAGCCATGGTTAATGCGGCCATTCCCAGGGAGAGTGGTAGACAGCCATGGCAAGAAGATTTACAACTATCGGCTAAGCAGGGCACAGAGGACCATTGAAAATGCTTTTGGCATAATGACTTCTAGGTTAGTGTTCTCAATACACAAATCTGCAATCTACTTTACTGCTTGAAACACcatgtgcaaaaatattattatattaggcACTATGTGACATTTTCATTATGCGCTGTTTACAATTTGCTTCACTTGAAATTTTTTAGATAGAGATGTTTGAGGGACAATATTCTAGTCATGTCACCATATAATGCGAAGAGAGTTATCCTAGCAACTTGTGTTCTCCACAATGTTATGAGAGAACAGAACATAAACCCATACAGCCCATCAGGGTTTGCCGACTCCATAGCACCTGGAGGAGAAATCGTGGAAGGTATCTGGCGACGCGAGACACCTGCTCATAACCACAGACAAACAAACCGCAGCTACAGTCAAGATGCCGCCGACATCAGAAACCACTTTAAATCATACTTCACTGGACTTGGGGCTGTGGAATGGCAAGATGTCCATGTACGCAGAACGGAATGAGCTCTGTTGTTGTCTATcgtatacaattttattgtcacaacaattttaaaagcaaatacactattatattattaagcaaaatattattatattattaagcaaactattattatattattaagcaaactatatttgttattataatatcaagcaatatatatttattattatattaccaaacgatatatatttactaagtttgtattaaaaatgaaatcatAATATAAAGCTATTCGTTCAACTCCTCAGTGTGGGCAGCATGTGCACTTCTGGTAAACTTAGCTCTGAATA of the Watersipora subatra chromosome 4, tzWatSuba1.1, whole genome shotgun sequence genome contains:
- the LOC137394338 gene encoding uncharacterized protein, encoding MCDAKYRFTYVDDGTPGRFSDGGTFGQSSLNAAMESGQLNIPSPTNLPGTSQPLPFVMVGDEAFPLKPWLMRPFPGRVVDSHGKKIYNYRLSRAQRTIENAFGIMTSSPSGFADSIAPGGEIVEGIWRRETPAHNHRQTNRSYSQDAADIRNHFKSYFTGLGAVEWQDVHVRRTE